In Tessaracoccus flavus, the following are encoded in one genomic region:
- the mptB gene encoding polyprenol phosphomannose-dependent alpha 1,6 mannosyltransferase MptB encodes MRSLASEVVRGLAQAGRTRAVWTGFLGSVGILIGSLSPAYLPQASPVWDTLRTFGIDGPTTRWIGTIATLVGLALLLESWFRLRPSRRRARGRPQLRHWAVLAIVSAPLLLGPPIFSHDAYSYAAHGWLIHNNLSPYQVGPGILPGYYADQVAWVWRETTAPYGPLSLWLSHGIVQAAGFDPFVSALLMRLPALAGVILIGILVPAIARRVGADPAAASWFAVLNPILVIDFIGGAHNDSQMTGLMLLGIWLTMRYRAWWLGALVIGVAAAIKQPAFLAAVALPFLVTPWSSWRPRPFTIAMFRALGSLGLSVAVFAAISLGSGLGFGWVNAINVPGMVDTVSPFTVLGHLVQFPFNLASGDMTGRGWVTTFRGIGAAAAVLGMIYFAVRHLGQRPLTFISWSLIWFALCAPAIHSWYLLWGAVLLPMTHPSQRLLRGAIVATVVLLGFNAMNFGLRNGWWMLVLLLFGATYWIMHSHELSQPMDPDEPAPELAQDQRR; translated from the coding sequence ATGCGTAGCCTCGCGTCGGAGGTCGTGCGAGGGCTGGCGCAGGCGGGGCGGACCCGTGCGGTGTGGACAGGCTTCCTGGGCAGCGTCGGCATCCTTATCGGTTCGCTCAGCCCCGCCTACCTGCCGCAGGCGTCCCCGGTGTGGGACACGCTCCGCACGTTCGGCATCGACGGGCCCACCACGCGGTGGATCGGCACCATCGCGACCCTCGTGGGCCTCGCACTCCTCTTGGAGTCGTGGTTCCGGCTGCGGCCGTCGCGACGCCGGGCGCGAGGGCGTCCACAGCTGCGGCACTGGGCGGTGCTGGCGATCGTGTCCGCCCCGCTGCTCCTCGGCCCCCCGATCTTCTCGCACGACGCCTACTCCTACGCGGCGCACGGATGGCTCATCCACAACAACCTCAGCCCCTATCAGGTCGGTCCCGGGATTCTGCCGGGCTACTACGCCGACCAGGTGGCCTGGGTCTGGCGCGAAACGACGGCCCCCTACGGCCCGCTGTCGCTCTGGCTCAGCCACGGCATCGTTCAAGCGGCCGGGTTCGATCCGTTTGTGTCCGCCCTGCTGATGCGGCTGCCGGCGCTCGCCGGGGTCATCCTCATCGGCATCCTCGTGCCGGCCATCGCCCGACGGGTGGGCGCCGATCCGGCGGCCGCCAGCTGGTTCGCGGTCCTCAACCCGATCCTGGTCATCGACTTCATCGGCGGAGCCCACAACGATTCACAGATGACCGGGCTCATGCTGCTCGGCATCTGGCTGACGATGCGGTACCGGGCCTGGTGGCTCGGAGCGCTCGTCATCGGGGTTGCGGCCGCCATCAAGCAGCCCGCGTTCCTGGCGGCCGTGGCGCTGCCGTTCCTCGTCACACCCTGGTCGTCGTGGCGACCCCGGCCTTTCACGATCGCCATGTTCCGGGCGCTGGGATCGCTGGGCCTGTCGGTCGCGGTGTTCGCCGCCATCTCGCTTGGCAGCGGCCTCGGTTTCGGCTGGGTCAATGCGATCAACGTGCCGGGCATGGTCGACACCGTGTCTCCGTTCACGGTGTTGGGGCACCTCGTCCAGTTCCCCTTCAACCTCGCGAGCGGCGACATGACCGGACGCGGCTGGGTGACCACCTTCCGCGGGATCGGGGCCGCAGCCGCAGTGCTTGGCATGATCTACTTCGCCGTGCGCCACCTCGGGCAGCGTCCCTTGACCTTCATCAGTTGGTCGCTGATCTGGTTTGCTCTGTGCGCGCCCGCGATCCACTCCTGGTACCTGCTGTGGGGGGCGGTGCTGTTGCCCATGACGCACCCTTCGCAGCGGCTACTGCGCGGAGCCATCGTCGCGACGGTGGTCCTGCTCGGGTTCAACGCCATGAACTTCGGGCTGCGGAACGGCTGGTGGATGCTCGTCCTGCTGCTGTTCGGCGCCACCTACTGGATCATGCACTCGCACGAGCTCAGCCAGCCGATGGACCCGGACGAGCCGGCGCCCGAGTTGGCGCAGGATCAGAGGCGATAA
- a CDS encoding exodeoxyribonuclease III, translating to MRIGTHNVNGIRAALRRGFRDYWDGSGADVVALQEVRCRVDDLPLDAFEGFHVSLDAGQLAGRNGVAVLTRQAPVRVRSLSGAVTAIASDRATSALAAERIVNRDLAVFADEGRYLEVDLADAPLRVASLYLPKGAAWPFDDGAEVKYRRKMRFLKGLARQLTASRRDAAAEGREFLIMGDFNIAHTRQDLRNWRSNQRSEGFLPEEREWFASILSPRTLVDVTRRLHPEADGPYSWWSWRGQSFTQDTGWRIDYHLASPRLARSASASWVAREATYDLRMSDHSPVLADYRL from the coding sequence CTGCGCATCGGCACCCATAACGTCAACGGCATCCGCGCGGCACTGCGTCGAGGCTTCCGCGACTACTGGGACGGTTCTGGTGCTGATGTGGTGGCGCTGCAGGAGGTGCGCTGCCGGGTGGATGACCTGCCGCTCGACGCGTTCGAGGGCTTCCACGTCAGCCTCGACGCGGGGCAGCTCGCCGGCCGCAACGGGGTGGCTGTCCTGACGCGCCAAGCGCCGGTGCGGGTGCGATCGTTGTCGGGCGCCGTCACCGCAATCGCGTCGGATCGGGCGACCTCGGCGCTGGCCGCGGAGCGCATCGTGAACCGGGATCTGGCCGTTTTCGCCGACGAAGGTCGCTACCTCGAGGTGGACCTCGCCGACGCACCGCTTCGGGTGGCCTCGCTCTACCTGCCCAAGGGCGCCGCGTGGCCGTTCGACGACGGCGCGGAGGTGAAGTACCGCCGCAAGATGCGCTTCCTGAAGGGGCTGGCCCGCCAGCTCACCGCATCACGGCGCGACGCCGCCGCCGAGGGTCGCGAGTTCCTCATCATGGGCGACTTCAACATCGCCCACACCAGGCAGGACCTGCGGAACTGGCGCAGCAATCAGCGATCGGAGGGGTTTCTCCCCGAGGAGAGGGAGTGGTTCGCGTCGATCCTCAGCCCTCGCACCCTCGTCGACGTGACCCGCCGACTGCACCCGGAAGCCGACGGTCCCTACAGCTGGTGGTCGTGGCGCGGCCAGTCCTTCACTCAGGACACGGGGTGGCGGATCGACTACCACCTGGCCTCTCCCCGGCTCGCACGCTCAGCGTCGGCGTCCTGGGTGGCCAGGGAGGCGACCTACGACCTCCGGATGAGCGACCACTCCCCCGTGCTGGCGGATTATCGCCTCTGA
- a CDS encoding alpha/beta fold hydrolase, producing the protein MNVRKTTAKLAERAALGGMKAGFRLGERLAPRLTARAASALWFRVPPAPPPTKRDRGVRPGERLDIAVNGRPIAAYSWGEGPTVLLVHGWSGWWQQLGVYVEPLVAAGHRVVASDAPAHGDSPEGIFGRGRSGMPELKDAIDAVAQSVGEVHGLVAHSGGAMAASLAVAEGLDVARVAFIAPSVLLDDILELLGGRLDWGPRTVGEMLAALERDYGLHAADFDVPAVLGRRDLPFPRALFVHDEDDTETPVAGSDVLAGSWPGARVHRTSGLGHYKVLWAEPVVREVTEFLTE; encoded by the coding sequence ATGAACGTCCGAAAGACAACAGCGAAGCTCGCCGAACGCGCAGCCCTCGGCGGCATGAAGGCAGGTTTCCGGCTCGGGGAGCGGCTCGCGCCCCGTCTGACGGCCAGGGCGGCCTCCGCGCTGTGGTTCCGCGTGCCTCCGGCGCCACCTCCGACGAAGCGCGATCGAGGGGTTCGTCCGGGCGAGCGTCTGGACATCGCAGTCAACGGACGACCGATCGCGGCCTACTCCTGGGGCGAGGGGCCGACGGTGTTGCTCGTCCACGGCTGGTCCGGGTGGTGGCAGCAGTTGGGTGTCTACGTGGAGCCCCTCGTGGCCGCGGGGCACCGGGTCGTGGCGTCGGACGCACCGGCCCACGGTGACTCGCCCGAGGGCATCTTCGGTCGGGGACGCTCGGGAATGCCCGAACTGAAGGACGCCATCGACGCGGTTGCGCAGTCCGTCGGAGAGGTCCACGGGCTGGTCGCCCACTCGGGCGGCGCCATGGCGGCGTCGCTCGCGGTGGCGGAGGGGCTCGACGTTGCTCGAGTGGCGTTCATCGCCCCCTCGGTGCTTCTCGACGACATCCTGGAGCTGTTGGGAGGGCGACTCGACTGGGGCCCCCGGACGGTCGGCGAAATGCTCGCCGCTCTCGAGCGTGACTACGGTCTCCACGCCGCTGACTTCGACGTGCCTGCGGTGCTGGGCCGGCGTGACCTGCCGTTTCCGCGGGCGCTGTTCGTCCACGACGAGGACGACACTGAGACACCGGTGGCGGGGTCCGATGTCCTGGCGGGCTCGTGGCCCGGCGCGCGTGTCCACCGGACGTCGGGGCTGGGCCACTACAAGGTGCTGTGGGCTGAGCCTGTCGTGCGGGAAGTGACCGAGTTCCTGACGGAGTGA
- a CDS encoding YajQ family cyclic di-GMP-binding protein codes for MAADSSFDVVSKVDRQEVDNALNQAAKEVSQRFDFKGTDAKIAWSGENIDMEAVSEERVKAVLDVFQSKLARRGVSLKALDAGDPRQSGKLWKITASMKQGIKQEDAKKISKLLRDEGPKGVKCQIQGDELRVSSKSRDDLQAVQALIKEQDYDFAVQYVNYR; via the coding sequence ATGGCCGCAGACAGCTCATTCGACGTCGTCAGCAAGGTCGACCGCCAGGAAGTCGACAACGCCCTCAACCAGGCCGCCAAGGAGGTCAGCCAGCGCTTCGACTTCAAGGGCACCGACGCGAAGATCGCGTGGTCCGGGGAGAACATCGACATGGAGGCGGTCTCGGAGGAGCGCGTCAAGGCGGTGCTCGACGTGTTCCAGTCGAAGCTCGCCCGCCGCGGCGTCAGCCTCAAGGCACTCGACGCCGGCGACCCGCGCCAATCGGGCAAGCTGTGGAAGATCACCGCGTCCATGAAACAGGGCATCAAGCAGGAGGACGCGAAGAAGATCTCCAAGCTCCTCCGCGACGAGGGCCCCAAGGGCGTCAAGTGCCAGATCCAGGGCGACGAACTCCGGGTCTCCAGCAAGAGCCGCGACGACCTGCAGGCCGTGCAGGCGCTCATCAAGGAGCAGGACTACGACTTCGCGGTGCAGTACGTGAACTACCGCTGA
- a CDS encoding sulfite exporter TauE/SafE family protein, translating to MELEIIVAVGLLIGLSAILYSSVGHGGGSGYLAVMALFSVTTEVMRPTALVLNIAVAAIGFAAFYRRGAFSWRVLWPFAVTAVPMAFVGGLIHVPGVVYKPLLAAVLIYSAGYLFWPKADPADDPGMRPPVLPALAIGAFVGLLSGVTGIGGGIFLSPILLFRRWADTKTTAGVAAAFILLNSASGLAGQLQLLDSIPLDAIAVWVPLAVLGGFLGSRYGSRTPRNIHIQRLLGVVLLVAAGKMLLTIGD from the coding sequence ATGGAGCTGGAGATCATCGTCGCGGTCGGGTTGCTGATCGGACTGTCCGCCATTCTCTACAGCTCGGTCGGCCACGGCGGAGGGTCGGGTTATCTCGCGGTCATGGCGCTGTTCTCCGTGACCACGGAGGTCATGCGTCCGACGGCTCTCGTGCTGAACATCGCCGTCGCGGCCATCGGGTTCGCCGCGTTCTACAGGCGCGGCGCCTTCTCCTGGCGGGTGCTGTGGCCCTTCGCGGTGACGGCCGTCCCGATGGCGTTCGTCGGGGGGCTGATCCATGTCCCGGGCGTGGTGTACAAGCCGCTTCTCGCGGCGGTGCTGATCTACTCGGCGGGCTACCTCTTCTGGCCCAAAGCCGATCCCGCCGATGATCCGGGGATGCGCCCCCCCGTCCTCCCGGCTCTTGCCATCGGCGCATTCGTGGGGTTGTTGTCCGGCGTTACGGGCATCGGAGGCGGGATCTTCCTCAGCCCGATCCTGCTCTTCAGGCGCTGGGCCGACACCAAGACGACGGCCGGCGTCGCGGCGGCGTTCATCCTGCTCAACTCGGCGTCCGGCCTGGCCGGTCAGCTGCAACTGCTGGACTCGATCCCGCTCGACGCCATCGCGGTGTGGGTCCCGCTCGCGGTGCTGGGCGGCTTCCTGGGATCCCGGTACGGGTCGCGGACCCCGCGCAACATCCACATCCAGCGTCTGCTCGGGGTGGTGCTGCTCGTGGCGGCGGGCAAGATGTTGCTCACCATCGGTGACTGA
- the deoD gene encoding purine-nucleoside phosphorylase produces the protein MATPHIACEPGDIAPLVIMPGDPKRAERIAKTRMENVRLVSDVRGIGAWTGTLDGVEMTAMASGMGIPSISIYATELFSQFGVRRIVRVGTCGGISDDVKVRDVIVAASAHTNSAVSTIDLPGVTLSLAASFDMLRAAVDAARAGDRAVHVGSVYSSDFFYSSRSDIIPALDQLGTLGVEMEAAGLYACAMKHRAEALTVLTVSDHLKDGSGDLSPEERETLFQGALDAAIAGLNA, from the coding sequence ATGGCAACCCCCCACATCGCCTGCGAACCCGGCGACATCGCCCCGCTCGTCATCATGCCCGGCGACCCGAAGCGCGCCGAGCGGATCGCCAAGACCCGGATGGAGAACGTGCGCCTCGTCTCTGACGTGCGCGGAATCGGAGCCTGGACCGGCACGCTCGACGGCGTCGAGATGACCGCGATGGCCTCCGGCATGGGCATCCCGTCGATCTCCATCTACGCCACCGAACTCTTCTCGCAGTTCGGCGTCCGTCGGATCGTCCGGGTCGGGACGTGCGGGGGGATCTCCGACGACGTAAAGGTGCGCGACGTCATCGTCGCCGCCTCAGCGCACACGAACTCCGCGGTGTCCACCATCGACCTACCCGGCGTCACGCTGTCTCTGGCCGCGTCGTTCGACATGCTCCGCGCCGCCGTCGACGCCGCGCGCGCCGGCGATCGCGCCGTCCACGTCGGTTCGGTGTACTCGAGCGACTTCTTCTACAGCTCTCGGAGCGACATCATCCCGGCGCTCGACCAGTTGGGCACCCTCGGCGTCGAGATGGAGGCCGCTGGGCTCTACGCGTGCGCCATGAAGCACCGCGCCGAGGCGCTGACTGTCCTGACGGTGTCTGACCACCTCAAGGACGGCTCCGGCGACCTCTCCCCGGAGGAGCGGGAGACCCTCTTCCAGGGCGCGCTGGACGCCGCGATCGCCGGTCTCAACGCCTGA
- the rpmG gene encoding 50S ribosomal protein L33, translating to MAKKSQDVRPKITLACTECKERNYITKKNRRNDPDRLELKKFCPRCRTHQAHRETR from the coding sequence ATGGCCAAGAAGTCTCAGGACGTTCGTCCGAAGATCACGCTCGCGTGCACTGAGTGCAAGGAGCGTAACTACATCACGAAGAAGAACCGTCGAAACGATCCCGATCGTCTCGAGCTGAAGAAGTTCTGCCCGCGCTGCCGCACCCACCAGGCGCACCGCGAGACCCGCTGA
- a CDS encoding FAS1-like dehydratase domain-containing protein, with protein MPITAEHVGRRYPDTPEYVVSRAKIAEFAAALGDDNPAYAGDHPIAPPTFAAVIAAQAWGALFSDAELGLALNRIIHGEQNFTFHRPLTDGDAVISRLTIEKVRNRGQMDWITVLVDLTVDGQTVCESRSTLMHTREASHD; from the coding sequence ATGCCAATCACCGCCGAACACGTTGGGCGCCGGTACCCCGACACCCCCGAGTATGTGGTCAGCCGCGCGAAGATAGCGGAGTTCGCCGCGGCGCTGGGCGACGACAACCCCGCCTACGCGGGCGATCATCCGATCGCACCGCCGACGTTCGCCGCCGTCATCGCCGCCCAGGCCTGGGGGGCCCTCTTCTCCGACGCCGAGTTGGGCCTGGCGCTCAACCGCATCATCCACGGCGAACAGAACTTCACCTTTCACCGGCCGCTCACCGACGGCGACGCCGTCATCTCCCGGTTGACCATCGAGAAGGTCCGCAACCGTGGACAGATGGACTGGATCACGGTGCTGGTCGATCTGACAGTGGACGGGCAGACCGTCTGCGAATCCCGGTCAACCCTCATGCACACCCGGGAGGCATCCCATGACTGA
- a CDS encoding MaoC/PaaZ C-terminal domain-containing protein, with translation MTEAAPGQGLPELRVRVTRSTVVRYSGASTDFNEIHFSERHAQAIGLPGVVAHGMWTMGAGLRVVTDWIGDPARVLSYTVRFTRPVVVPDTDEGTEVVYTATVTDVVEGTAKISITASCDGEAVLGAARAEVRID, from the coding sequence ATGACTGAAGCCGCCCCCGGCCAGGGCCTGCCAGAACTGCGTGTCCGCGTCACCCGCTCCACGGTCGTTCGGTATTCCGGTGCCTCCACGGACTTCAACGAGATCCATTTCTCCGAGCGCCACGCCCAGGCAATCGGCCTGCCCGGAGTGGTCGCGCACGGCATGTGGACGATGGGGGCGGGCCTGAGGGTCGTCACCGACTGGATCGGCGATCCCGCCCGAGTGCTGTCCTACACGGTGCGCTTCACCCGCCCCGTCGTCGTCCCTGACACCGACGAGGGCACCGAGGTCGTCTACACCGCCACCGTCACCGATGTCGTCGAAGGCACCGCGAAGATCTCCATCACCGCATCGTGCGACGGCGAAGCTGTCCTCGGCGCAGCCAGGGCCGAGGTCCGGATTGACTGA
- a CDS encoding UDP-N-acetylmuramate dehydrogenase, translating into MTECRIDRLSADPTTTAVPDSTLLADHTTLRVGGPAGRFVVATTETELVETVTDCDSRGEPVLVLGGGSNLLVSDDGFPGTVVRVAMTGLQADVSACGGASVKVAAGENWDTFVAYAVEQEWTGIEMLSGIPGLVGATPIQNVGAYGSDVSHTIDSVRTWDRLERRQRTFALADCGFGYRTSRFKREPGRYLVLEVGFQFQLGALGSPVAYPELARHLGVELGTRAPARAIREAVLSIRAGKGMVLSPTDPDTWSAGSFFTNPILSADEAAALPADAPRFPAEGGLVKTSAAWLIQHAGFQKGFGTERASLSTKHVLALTNRGGASAADLAELAGQVQRGVADRFGIQLVPEVNLIGLTTSTSA; encoded by the coding sequence TTGACTGAGTGCAGAATCGACCGGCTGAGCGCGGATCCGACCACCACGGCGGTGCCTGACTCCACGCTGCTGGCCGACCACACCACCCTCCGGGTCGGAGGGCCGGCCGGACGTTTCGTCGTGGCGACCACCGAAACCGAACTCGTCGAGACGGTCACTGACTGCGACAGTCGTGGCGAGCCGGTCCTCGTCCTCGGCGGCGGTTCGAATCTCCTCGTCTCCGACGATGGGTTCCCCGGCACGGTGGTCCGCGTGGCCATGACCGGGCTGCAGGCCGATGTCTCCGCCTGCGGCGGGGCGTCGGTGAAGGTCGCGGCGGGGGAGAACTGGGACACGTTCGTCGCCTACGCCGTGGAGCAGGAGTGGACCGGGATCGAGATGCTCTCCGGCATCCCGGGACTGGTTGGCGCCACCCCCATCCAGAACGTCGGGGCCTACGGGTCCGACGTGTCCCACACCATCGATTCGGTGCGCACCTGGGACCGCCTGGAGCGCAGGCAGCGAACATTCGCGCTCGCGGACTGCGGCTTTGGTTACCGCACTTCGCGGTTCAAGCGCGAGCCCGGCCGCTACCTCGTGCTGGAGGTCGGTTTCCAGTTCCAACTCGGCGCACTCGGGAGCCCCGTGGCCTATCCGGAACTGGCGCGACACCTCGGAGTCGAACTCGGCACCCGGGCGCCCGCTCGCGCCATCCGCGAGGCCGTCCTGTCCATTCGCGCCGGCAAGGGCATGGTGCTCAGCCCCACCGACCCCGACACCTGGAGCGCAGGCTCGTTCTTCACCAACCCCATCCTGAGCGCCGACGAAGCCGCAGCGCTGCCTGCCGACGCCCCCCGATTCCCCGCAGAGGGAGGCCTGGTCAAGACCAGCGCGGCCTGGCTCATTCAGCACGCCGGGTTCCAGAAGGGCTTCGGCACCGAGCGGGCGTCGCTGTCCACCAAGCACGTGTTGGCTCTGACGAACCGCGGCGGGGCGAGCGCAGCGGACCTCGCCGAGTTGGCCGGGCAGGTCCAGCGCGGCGTTGCCGATCGCTTTGGGATCCAGCTGGTGCCCGAGGTCAATCTCATCGGGCTGACCACCTCAACCTCAGCTTGA
- a CDS encoding peptidoglycan-binding protein: MRWFKLAVVVVLIALATAASVTNPARASVQQDFIAKLVEGARENERRTGIPASVTIGMAALESGWGRSTMAGTMTVNGTVYKVNTLFNIKCTSTPSPYQTGCVPVSSYEYRADGTKYLKVSNFRTYASWADSMLDFGRFLTTLSRYAPAFDYTRYPDQFVTEVRRAGYATDPKYSELVISIMRSYSLYQYNVSGAGPGYPSGADTDTPVVVDPVFKSGSDFPALSRGSRGTVVESLQTLLNAAGSTLLVDGSYGALTEGAVKTYQSSQGLPATGAVDDQTWSRLLPSLRAGDSGERVSALQLELKAEGLAVTVNGTFDPATEAAVRSFQERQRIKPNGAVGLATWARLLG, translated from the coding sequence ATGCGCTGGTTCAAGCTCGCCGTGGTGGTGGTCCTCATAGCTCTCGCCACGGCCGCGTCCGTGACCAACCCAGCGCGTGCCTCGGTGCAGCAGGACTTCATCGCCAAGCTGGTCGAGGGCGCCCGCGAGAACGAGCGTCGCACCGGCATCCCCGCGTCGGTGACGATCGGCATGGCTGCGCTGGAGAGCGGCTGGGGTCGCTCGACGATGGCCGGCACCATGACCGTGAACGGCACCGTCTACAAGGTCAACACCCTGTTCAACATCAAGTGCACCTCGACGCCGTCGCCCTACCAGACGGGGTGTGTGCCGGTCTCGTCCTACGAGTACCGGGCCGACGGCACGAAGTACCTGAAGGTGTCGAACTTTCGCACCTATGCGAGTTGGGCGGATTCGATGCTCGACTTCGGCAGGTTCCTGACCACCTTGTCGCGGTACGCCCCTGCGTTCGACTACACCCGGTATCCCGATCAGTTCGTCACCGAGGTGCGCAGGGCCGGGTACGCCACCGACCCGAAGTACTCGGAGCTGGTCATCTCGATCATGCGCAGCTACAGCCTGTACCAGTACAACGTCTCCGGGGCCGGCCCGGGATATCCGAGCGGAGCGGATACCGATACGCCGGTGGTGGTGGACCCTGTGTTCAAGTCCGGGTCAGACTTCCCGGCGCTGAGCCGCGGCAGCCGCGGGACCGTGGTGGAGAGCCTCCAGACGCTGCTCAACGCAGCTGGGAGCACGCTGCTCGTCGACGGCAGCTACGGCGCGCTCACCGAGGGTGCCGTCAAGACCTATCAGTCGTCGCAGGGACTCCCGGCCACCGGCGCCGTCGACGACCAGACCTGGTCCCGGCTGCTGCCGTCGCTGCGCGCCGGGGACTCCGGGGAGCGTGTCTCAGCGCTCCAGCTCGAGCTCAAGGCGGAAGGCCTCGCCGTCACCGTCAACGGGACGTTCGACCCGGCGACGGAGGCGGCCGTGCGAAGCTTCCAGGAACGGCAGCGGATCAAGCCCAACGGTGCGGTGGGCCTGGCGACCTGGGCCCGACTGCTCGGCTGA
- a CDS encoding M20 metallopeptidase family protein, with the protein MTGELLRGLVAGIDRALPHAAALRREIHANPSLSGHEEPTRAAFIDAADHLHWREVAHTGAWARMGPDGPAVGVRAELDALPINESTGVEWESKVAGVMHACGHDLHLAALWALTEAARDVDLPVGLVPILQPREEITPPGAGDVVASGLIEDEQIEAMIGVHVQPAVERGVVSTGTGAVNAGYDSFEIVVKGRPGHGAYPHIAIDPITTLADIVGALSGLPTRVIDPIRPTVISVGQISGGTAPNVIADEASCRGTIRTFTEADRDLLHEAITRTAESIALGRGALATTRFVRGGPPLVNDPGLAHRVDRELSSLGITVAETPFRSCGSDDFAEYGLATASVMCFVGTGRIDGIGLHHGAFLPGREALQLAAHTMAAGYVAAAGMLL; encoded by the coding sequence ATGACGGGTGAATTGCTCCGGGGGCTGGTAGCCGGGATCGACCGCGCTCTGCCCCACGCCGCAGCCCTGCGGCGCGAGATCCACGCGAACCCGTCGCTCAGCGGTCATGAGGAGCCCACTCGTGCAGCCTTCATCGACGCCGCCGACCATCTGCACTGGCGGGAAGTTGCCCACACCGGGGCGTGGGCCCGGATGGGGCCGGACGGACCAGCAGTGGGGGTCCGCGCCGAACTCGACGCACTTCCCATCAATGAGTCCACCGGGGTGGAGTGGGAGTCCAAGGTCGCGGGAGTCATGCACGCCTGCGGGCACGATCTCCACCTGGCCGCCCTGTGGGCACTGACGGAGGCAGCCCGCGACGTCGACCTCCCGGTCGGGCTGGTGCCGATCCTCCAACCACGCGAGGAGATAACACCGCCGGGGGCGGGCGACGTCGTCGCGTCCGGGCTGATCGAGGACGAACAGATCGAGGCCATGATCGGCGTGCACGTGCAGCCGGCCGTCGAGCGTGGGGTCGTCTCCACCGGCACCGGGGCAGTCAACGCCGGCTACGACTCCTTCGAGATCGTGGTCAAGGGCAGGCCAGGCCACGGGGCGTATCCCCACATCGCCATCGACCCCATCACGACGCTGGCGGACATCGTCGGAGCGCTGAGCGGCCTACCGACCCGGGTGATCGATCCCATCCGTCCGACCGTCATCTCGGTCGGTCAGATCAGCGGTGGGACCGCGCCCAACGTCATCGCCGACGAGGCGAGCTGCCGAGGCACGATCCGCACCTTCACGGAGGCCGACCGGGACCTGCTGCACGAGGCCATCACGCGCACTGCGGAGTCGATCGCGCTCGGCAGGGGCGCCTTGGCGACGACAAGGTTCGTGCGCGGAGGTCCCCCGCTGGTCAACGACCCGGGACTGGCACACCGCGTCGATCGCGAACTGTCCTCCCTCGGGATCACCGTTGCGGAGACACCCTTCCGGTCGTGCGGCTCGGACGACTTCGCCGAGTACGGGTTGGCGACGGCGTCAGTCATGTGTTTCGTGGGCACCGGACGGATCGACGGCATCGGGCTTCACCACGGCGCGTTCCTGCCCGGGCGCGAGGCGCTCCAACTCGCGGCACACACCATGGCCGCGGGCTATGTGGCCGCGGCCGGAATGCTGCTCTAG